From one Thalassobaculum sp. OXR-137 genomic stretch:
- a CDS encoding SMP-30/gluconolactonase/LRE family protein, whose translation MNRRIDAVLLLDCRNVLAEGIQWHPGHRRLYWTDILGRTLWSCDADGGTVETRDFAKRIGSFAFCTDDRILLALEDELALYDPQDGALKTLAPVEADEPRTRMNDGRVDRGGRFVFGGVDEHGLKPYSAVYQFNGIRVSRLFDGVGCANSIAFSPDGARMYFADTAGKTIERISYETDGVLGARRTFAILGADEGSPDGSCVDAEGALWNAQFNGARVQRFLPDGSRDIRVDVPVSQVTCACFGGPEFDRLYITTARENFTDAQAAAEPTAGGIFVADVGAAFGVKGLREDRFAGVIGD comes from the coding sequence ATGAACCGGCGTATCGATGCGGTCCTGCTGCTCGACTGCCGCAACGTGCTGGCCGAGGGCATCCAATGGCATCCTGGCCATCGACGGCTCTACTGGACGGATATTCTGGGCCGCACCCTGTGGAGCTGCGATGCGGACGGCGGAACGGTGGAGACCCGGGATTTCGCCAAGCGCATCGGCAGCTTCGCCTTCTGCACCGACGACCGGATCCTGCTGGCGCTGGAAGACGAGCTGGCCCTCTACGACCCGCAGGACGGAGCGCTGAAGACCCTGGCGCCCGTGGAAGCCGACGAGCCCCGGACCCGGATGAACGACGGTCGGGTCGACCGCGGCGGCCGCTTCGTCTTCGGCGGCGTCGACGAGCACGGGCTGAAACCCTATTCCGCCGTCTATCAGTTCAATGGCATCCGGGTGTCGCGGCTGTTCGACGGGGTCGGCTGCGCCAACAGCATCGCGTTTTCGCCTGACGGAGCCCGGATGTATTTCGCCGACACCGCCGGCAAGACGATCGAGCGGATCTCCTACGAGACGGACGGGGTGCTGGGCGCGCGGCGGACCTTCGCGATCCTGGGCGCCGACGAGGGCAGCCCGGACGGTTCCTGCGTCGATGCCGAGGGCGCGCTGTGGAATGCCCAGTTCAACGGTGCCCGGGTCCAGCGCTTCCTGCCGGACGGCAGCCGCGACATCCGCGTCGACGTGCCGGTGAGCCAGGTGACCTGCGCCTGTTTCGGCGGGCCTGAGTTCGACCGGCTGTACATCACCACCGCGCGGGAGAACTTCACCGACGCCCAGGCCGCGGCGGAACCGACGGCCGGCGGCATCTTCGTCGCCGACGTCGGTGCAGCGTTCGGGGTGAAAGGCCTGCGGGAGGACCGGTTCGCGGGGGTGATCGGGGATTAG
- a CDS encoding SDR family oxidoreductase: MRRPYAASPALYADLKDSAVFVSGGATGIGAAIVTLFARQGAKVSFVDINPEAGTALAEAVAAECGNRPNFATCNVTDTASLALAVEAAAEPAGGRLSVLVNNAARDQRVKAEAVTPEVWDDLVAVNLKHQFFAAQAARPLMVKAGGGSIVNFGSIAPWLAVPDLSVYNACKAAAFGLTRSLARDFGRDGIRVNSILPGAILTERQLRDWISEEDRKAIHERQCLKRDMVEEDVAEMVLFLASTASRGCTGQEFRVDGGNF; the protein is encoded by the coding sequence ATGCGCCGACCCTACGCCGCCTCGCCCGCACTCTATGCCGACCTCAAGGACAGCGCCGTCTTCGTGTCCGGCGGCGCCACCGGGATCGGCGCGGCGATCGTCACCCTCTTCGCCCGCCAGGGGGCCAAGGTCAGCTTCGTCGACATCAACCCCGAGGCCGGTACGGCGCTGGCCGAGGCGGTGGCGGCCGAGTGCGGCAACCGGCCCAATTTCGCGACCTGCAACGTCACCGACACCGCCTCGCTGGCCCTGGCGGTGGAAGCGGCGGCGGAGCCGGCCGGCGGGCGCCTCTCCGTCCTGGTCAACAACGCCGCCCGCGACCAGCGGGTCAAGGCCGAGGCCGTCACGCCGGAGGTCTGGGACGACCTGGTGGCGGTCAACCTGAAGCACCAGTTCTTCGCCGCCCAGGCGGCCCGGCCGCTGATGGTGAAGGCGGGGGGTGGGTCGATCGTCAATTTCGGCTCCATCGCCCCCTGGCTCGCGGTGCCGGACCTGTCGGTCTACAACGCCTGCAAGGCGGCAGCCTTCGGGCTGACCCGGTCGCTGGCGCGGGATTTCGGCCGCGACGGCATTCGGGTGAACTCCATCCTGCCCGGCGCGATCCTCACCGAACGGCAGCTGCGCGACTGGATCAGCGAGGAGGACCGCAAGGCAATCCACGAGCGGCAATGCCTGAAGCGCGACATGGTGGAGGAGGACGTGGCCGAGATGGTCCTGTTCCTCGCGTCCACCGCCTCGCGCGGCTGCACCGGCCAGGAATTCCGGGTCGACGGCGGGAATTTCTAG
- a CDS encoding TetR/AcrR family transcriptional regulator yields MTNRADGPGTTPQSPCLGEDGDGQDPKTRQILNAAAAAFMEHGFGPASVDLIARNAGVSKATVYTRFASKEAMFEAVVERERKRRHLDQVLTESYPDFEARLRAWAEGMVRVFIDPVTAKVYRMVVAESPRFPELGRAFYRSAPMASRERLAEQLAAHGAEAGLAIDDPMQAAADFIGLLRGDLQLRVLLDVEHQPDADRIQGVADHAVRLFLKAYRA; encoded by the coding sequence ATGACGAACCGCGCGGATGGTCCGGGCACGACGCCTCAGAGCCCCTGCCTGGGCGAGGACGGCGACGGCCAGGACCCCAAGACCCGGCAGATCCTGAACGCCGCCGCAGCCGCGTTCATGGAGCATGGATTCGGCCCCGCCTCGGTGGATCTGATCGCCCGCAACGCCGGCGTCTCCAAGGCCACCGTCTACACCCGCTTCGCCTCGAAGGAGGCCATGTTCGAGGCGGTCGTGGAACGCGAACGCAAGCGCCGGCATCTGGACCAGGTCCTGACCGAGAGCTACCCCGATTTCGAGGCCCGCCTGCGGGCTTGGGCCGAGGGCATGGTGCGGGTCTTCATCGACCCGGTCACCGCCAAGGTCTATCGCATGGTGGTCGCGGAGAGCCCGCGCTTCCCGGAGCTCGGGCGGGCGTTCTACCGCTCCGCCCCGATGGCCTCGCGCGAGCGACTGGCCGAGCAGCTCGCCGCCCATGGGGCGGAGGCCGGGCTGGCGATCGACGACCCGATGCAGGCGGCGGCCGACTTCATCGGCCTGCTGCGCGGCGATCTCCAGCTTCGGGTGTTGCTCGACGTGGAGCACCAGCCCGATGCCGACCGCATCCAGGGGGTCGCCGACCACGCGGTCCGGCTGTTCCTCAAGGCCTATCGGGCCTAG
- a CDS encoding HlyD family secretion protein, with protein sequence MDAQSPTDARDGAADKPAGGSAKKRRRLVFLATVLLVAVVGGGFWWFQGLGKEETDNAFVDGDTQMIASEVTGRVIAVNFEEGASVAQGAVLVEIESADAEARVANAEAALVRAHADAARAEADLSYIHADTDARLAEAEAARDLAQSTLAQRKADVTAAEAESTQAASDASRYQKLSRSDFASRQRVETADAKARTTSAQLTAARSAVNAAIAEVRRAEAAIETVEAARKEIDAREAARDAAWAAVREAEASLRAAKVALGHTRIVAAHDGTVTRKSVVVGQLVQTGQALGSLVFGQPWVVANFKETQLTEMRVGQSVDIEVDAYPDLALRGRVETIGRGTGAYFSLLPPENATGNYVKVVQRVPVKIVVTDGLDPARPLSLGMSVIPTVHVDGEGRTAE encoded by the coding sequence GTGGACGCTCAGTCACCGACAGATGCCCGCGACGGCGCGGCGGATAAACCCGCTGGCGGCAGCGCGAAGAAGCGCCGCCGGCTTGTATTCCTCGCCACCGTCCTTCTCGTCGCCGTGGTCGGAGGCGGGTTCTGGTGGTTCCAGGGGCTCGGCAAGGAGGAGACGGACAACGCGTTCGTCGACGGCGACACCCAGATGATCGCCAGCGAGGTGACCGGCCGGGTGATCGCGGTCAACTTCGAGGAAGGCGCGTCGGTCGCCCAGGGCGCCGTCCTGGTGGAGATCGAATCCGCCGATGCCGAGGCGCGGGTGGCCAATGCCGAGGCCGCTCTGGTCCGGGCCCATGCGGACGCCGCCCGGGCCGAGGCCGATCTGTCCTACATCCATGCCGATACCGATGCCCGTCTGGCCGAGGCGGAGGCGGCGCGCGATCTGGCCCAGAGCACCCTCGCCCAGCGCAAGGCGGACGTGACCGCCGCCGAAGCGGAGTCGACCCAGGCCGCCTCCGACGCCTCGCGCTACCAGAAACTCAGCCGCTCCGATTTCGCCTCCAGACAGCGGGTGGAGACCGCCGACGCCAAGGCGCGCACCACCAGCGCCCAGCTCACCGCCGCCCGCAGCGCCGTCAATGCCGCCATCGCGGAAGTGCGCCGGGCGGAAGCCGCGATCGAGACGGTGGAAGCCGCCCGCAAGGAGATCGACGCCCGCGAGGCCGCCCGCGACGCCGCCTGGGCCGCCGTGCGCGAGGCCGAAGCCTCCCTGCGCGCCGCCAAGGTCGCCCTCGGCCACACCAGGATCGTCGCCGCCCATGACGGCACGGTCACCCGGAAGTCGGTGGTGGTCGGCCAACTGGTGCAGACCGGTCAGGCGCTGGGCTCGCTCGTGTTCGGCCAGCCCTGGGTGGTGGCCAACTTCAAGGAGACCCAGCTCACCGAGATGCGGGTCGGCCAGAGCGTCGATATCGAGGTCGATGCCTATCCGGATCTGGCGCTGCGCGGCCGGGTGGAGACGATCGGCCGGGGCACCGGTGCCTATTTCAGCCTGCTGCCGCCGGAGAACGCGACCGGGAACTATGTGAAGGTCGTGCAGCGCGTGCCGGTCAAGATCGTCGTCACCGACGGGCTCGACCCGGCCCGGCCGCTGTCCCTGGGCATGTCGGTGATCCCCACCGTGCATGTGGATGGCGAGGGCCGGACTGCCGAATGA
- a CDS encoding DHA2 family efflux MFS transporter permease subunit, with the protein MTDTTPGSGAGAAPAARRKVNPWIIAPVVAMAAFMEVLDLSIANVALPHIAGSLSASRDQSTWILTSYLVTNAIILPLSGWLSTVIGRKKFYMMCIAGFGIASLLCGMAPTLELLIIARTLQGLTGGGLQPVSQAILADTFPPHQRAMAFAMYGISVVFAPAIGPTLGGWITDNFSWHWIFLVNVPVSIVLWLLVEALIEDPEAAKEEVKRRRAAGIRIDYIGFALLALGLGCLQILLDKGQEEDWFSSHFIVIMALLAVVGIIAFVIWELGSEDPIVDLSLLRDRNFAIANAMMFMLGFVLMGSTALLPLFVQSLFGYTAMQAGMVLSPGGFMIMAAMPLVGRLVGVVDARYLIMFGLLCSASGLILMSGFTLEADFWTIAHARMVQAAGLGFLFIPISSMAYVGLPPGKNNQAAALINLSRNLGGSVGIALLSTWLVRGTQAHRADLAGHVSPLNAEYLQQVAAVERGLLANGADPSRVHDMAVAVIARSMGQQAELLGFLNDFTTLAIVFFALVPAVIFLRRPNRPPGR; encoded by the coding sequence ATGACCGACACCACCCCAGGCAGCGGCGCCGGCGCCGCGCCCGCCGCCCGGCGGAAGGTCAATCCGTGGATCATCGCCCCGGTGGTGGCGATGGCCGCGTTCATGGAAGTGCTCGACCTGTCCATCGCCAACGTCGCGCTGCCGCATATCGCCGGCAGTCTGTCGGCCTCGCGCGACCAGTCGACCTGGATCCTGACGTCCTATCTCGTCACCAACGCCATTATCCTGCCGCTCAGCGGCTGGCTGTCGACGGTGATCGGCCGCAAGAAATTCTACATGATGTGCATCGCCGGCTTCGGCATCGCCTCGCTCCTGTGCGGGATGGCGCCGACCCTGGAGCTGCTGATCATCGCCCGCACGCTGCAGGGCCTGACCGGCGGCGGGTTGCAGCCCGTCAGCCAGGCGATCCTGGCCGATACCTTTCCGCCGCATCAGCGCGCCATGGCCTTCGCCATGTACGGCATCTCCGTGGTCTTCGCCCCGGCGATCGGCCCCACCCTCGGCGGCTGGATCACCGACAATTTCAGCTGGCACTGGATCTTCCTGGTCAACGTTCCGGTATCGATCGTCCTCTGGCTGCTGGTCGAAGCGCTGATCGAGGATCCCGAGGCGGCCAAGGAAGAGGTCAAGCGCCGCCGGGCCGCCGGCATCCGGATCGACTATATCGGCTTCGCCCTGCTCGCCCTCGGCCTGGGCTGCCTTCAGATCCTGCTGGACAAGGGTCAGGAGGAGGACTGGTTCTCCTCCCACTTCATCGTGATCATGGCGCTGCTCGCGGTCGTCGGCATCATCGCCTTCGTGATCTGGGAGCTGGGCAGCGAGGATCCGATCGTCGATCTGTCGCTGCTGCGCGACCGCAACTTCGCCATCGCCAACGCCATGATGTTCATGCTGGGCTTCGTGCTGATGGGGTCCACCGCGCTGCTGCCGCTCTTCGTGCAGTCGCTGTTCGGCTATACCGCGATGCAGGCGGGGATGGTGCTGTCGCCCGGCGGGTTCATGATCATGGCGGCGATGCCGCTGGTCGGCCGGCTGGTCGGCGTCGTGGACGCCCGGTATCTGATCATGTTCGGCCTGCTCTGCTCCGCGTCGGGACTGATCCTCATGAGCGGGTTCACCCTGGAGGCGGATTTCTGGACCATCGCCCACGCCCGCATGGTGCAGGCCGCGGGCCTCGGCTTCCTGTTCATCCCGATCTCCTCCATGGCCTATGTCGGCCTGCCGCCGGGCAAGAACAACCAGGCGGCGGCGCTCATCAACCTGTCACGCAACCTCGGCGGCAGCGTCGGCATCGCCCTGCTGTCGACCTGGCTGGTCCGCGGAACCCAGGCGCACCGCGCCGATCTCGCCGGCCACGTGTCGCCGCTGAATGCCGAGTACCTGCAGCAGGTGGCGGCGGTGGAGCGCGGGCTGCTCGCCAACGGCGCGGATCCGTCGCGGGTCCACGACATGGCGGTCGCCGTGATCGCCCGCTCCATGGGTCAGCAGGCGGAGCTGCTCGGGTTCCTGAACGACTTCACCACCCTGGCCATCGTGTTCTTCGCGCTGGTCCCGGCGGTGATCTTCCTGCGCCGCCCGAACCGCCCGCCCGGGCGGTGA
- a CDS encoding dihydrodipicolinate synthase family protein: MKHDLDRALSGISGILVTPYDGDGDIAPAKLAPIVDRVLTAGVHMPVVNGNTGEFYALTTDEACTMVREVAGLVGDRAPLLAGVGRGIRDACRLAKVSAEAGAAALMIHQPPDPFVAPRGVVDYVRAVSDAADGLPIMLYLRNDAIGTKAIAELCGLPGVKGVKWATPNPMKLAEAMAACDPSITWVGGLAEVWAPPFYAVGARGFTSGLINVWPERSVAIHAALDGGDYATAGKLIREMRAFEDIRAEELNGTNVTGVKAALQMLGMDCGPTRPPSAWPLTSAQQEKLQGFLKANGLV, translated from the coding sequence ATGAAACACGATCTCGACCGCGCCCTGTCGGGCATTTCCGGAATTCTCGTCACGCCCTATGACGGCGACGGCGACATCGCCCCCGCCAAGCTCGCGCCGATCGTCGACCGGGTGCTGACGGCCGGCGTCCACATGCCCGTGGTGAACGGCAATACCGGCGAGTTCTACGCCCTGACCACCGACGAGGCCTGCACCATGGTGCGCGAGGTCGCAGGCCTGGTCGGCGACCGGGCGCCGCTGCTGGCCGGGGTCGGGCGCGGCATCCGCGACGCCTGCCGCCTGGCCAAGGTCTCGGCCGAGGCGGGCGCGGCGGCGTTGATGATCCACCAGCCGCCGGATCCCTTCGTCGCCCCGCGCGGCGTGGTCGACTATGTCCGCGCCGTGTCCGACGCGGCCGACGGCCTGCCGATCATGCTGTACCTGCGCAACGACGCCATCGGCACGAAGGCGATCGCCGAGCTCTGCGGGCTGCCGGGCGTGAAGGGTGTCAAATGGGCGACGCCGAACCCGATGAAGCTGGCGGAAGCCATGGCCGCCTGCGATCCCTCGATCACCTGGGTCGGCGGGCTGGCCGAGGTCTGGGCGCCGCCGTTCTACGCGGTCGGCGCGCGCGGCTTCACCTCGGGGCTGATCAATGTCTGGCCGGAGCGCTCGGTGGCGATCCACGCGGCCCTGGACGGCGGCGACTACGCCACCGCCGGCAAACTCATCCGCGAGATGCGGGCGTTCGAGGACATCCGGGCGGAGGAGCTGAACGGCACCAACGTCACCGGGGTGAAGGCGGCGCTGCAGATGCTCGGCATGGATTGCGGACCCACCCGTCCGCCCTCCGCCTGGCCGCTGACCTCGGCGCAGCAGGAGAAGCTGCAGGGCTTCCTGAAGGCCAACGGATTGGTCTAA
- a CDS encoding DUF2061 domain-containing protein, producing the protein MSDGPRTTRKRALAKTITWRVAATFDTFLISLFITGSLAWASSIASIEVLTKMFLYYGHERLWDRLGWGVD; encoded by the coding sequence ATGAGCGACGGTCCGCGCACGACACGCAAACGCGCACTCGCCAAGACGATCACCTGGCGGGTGGCGGCGACGTTCGACACCTTCCTAATCAGCCTGTTCATCACCGGCAGCTTGGCCTGGGCGAGCTCCATCGCCAGCATCGAGGTGCTGACCAAGATGTTCCTGTATTACGGCCACGAGCGCCTGTGGGACCGGCTCGGCTGGGGGGTGGATTAG
- a CDS encoding phosphoadenylyl-sulfate reductase has protein sequence MRARQESDLTPVSANPVSANPVSGAASGIDRRLARLTTLYGALQGTALVRAMLLKAFPGRVALTSSFGAEAAVLLHMVATVDPATPVLFLETGKLFEETLAYRDTLVARLGLRDVRSLAPAPYEVAALDPDGDLHRTAPDQCCFVRKVAPLDRALSGFEAWITGRKSYQSAGRADLPSLEAEDGRIKINPLLRWRPADIDAYMDRHGLPPHPLLARGYPSIGCAPCTQAVRDGEDPRAGRWRDCAKTECGIHRPRASMEGGTTTRGNGT, from the coding sequence ATGCGCGCGCGCCAGGAGTCCGATCTTACCCCCGTTTCCGCCAACCCCGTTTCCGCCAACCCCGTTTCCGGTGCCGCCTCCGGGATCGACCGGCGGCTTGCCCGCCTGACCACCCTCTACGGCGCCCTCCAGGGGACGGCCCTGGTGCGGGCGATGCTGCTGAAGGCGTTCCCCGGGCGGGTGGCGCTGACCTCCTCCTTCGGGGCGGAGGCCGCCGTCCTGCTGCACATGGTGGCGACGGTCGATCCGGCGACCCCGGTGCTGTTCCTGGAGACCGGCAAGCTGTTCGAGGAGACCCTGGCCTATCGCGATACCCTGGTCGCGCGCCTCGGCCTGCGCGACGTGCGTAGCCTTGCGCCCGCACCCTATGAGGTGGCAGCCCTGGATCCCGACGGCGACCTGCACCGCACGGCGCCGGATCAGTGCTGCTTCGTGCGCAAGGTGGCGCCGCTCGACCGGGCGCTGAGCGGCTTCGAGGCGTGGATCACCGGCCGCAAGAGCTACCAGAGCGCCGGGCGGGCCGACCTGCCGTCGCTCGAGGCCGAGGACGGGCGGATCAAGATCAACCCGCTGCTGCGCTGGCGGCCGGCGGATATCGACGCCTATATGGACCGCCACGGCCTTCCGCCCCATCCTCTTCTGGCGCGGGGCTATCCGTCCATCGGCTGCGCGCCCTGCACCCAGGCGGTGCGGGACGGCGAGGACCCGAGGGCCGGGCGCTGGCGGGACTGCGCCAAGACGGAATGCGGCATCCACCGGCCGCGCGCCTCCATGGAGGGCGGCACAACAACCCGGGGGAACGGAACATGA